The Dasypus novemcinctus isolate mDasNov1 chromosome 2, mDasNov1.1.hap2, whole genome shotgun sequence genome includes a region encoding these proteins:
- the LOC139440018 gene encoding endogenous retrovirus group K member 8 Gag polyprotein-like — MLYGVSGSTKGNIKTWIFRCLGQISQNYFAIEKLLLPVIGADLRIVLVSVAFFIASRVPTKPEQREGALRLRARSSSFARAAAPSGEPARPASRALPEARNRPQFGAQRGAVLDARPLVPLKVPQVRALAALLETNHVKVSVRQLQCYWDLLLPFNPWLTTCPLWSPQTYARLIDRVTSAMECEGRSFPPGLLPALVAIRACLQGVPTPEAETFPCDTLGGSDKGNACQEDAPNSDSDTESLSAQLNAALKLNPLCAADSDFFAEEGEVHPRWRTSSFFLSKEEEVPLPAPSCFFTEGTSASIPSPSCLGAILPLPAQPEMEMLRSPSSDDDLDFEHERPPSYAPPQPFLHQGYPSPRTDEFLLKPPTAPLADMYPLNPNRSPANPQVWVPFSPKDVQALRNAIREDRLASPHTQDLLERMSVARCLPYDWISLARGALPSGQFIDWRAHFAAENERQIAENARDGTPYPPNTFLGLGRFSAPQRFLGLPQGFFLQLRECALRAFRNCAASAPEPLTRLFQKPEEPFADFMVRVQAAAERKVIGAQAQTSFIKDIIQEGANPTCKAIIRPLRDKPLHDWVLACSGVNVQASAMAQAILTAVSASNECFRCGELGHYARECPNKPRPPPNLPETSRPPWAPSTPCPRCGKGYHWARDCRVPNTSHKPLNGRGGRPQPRNKEATATQPPRP, encoded by the exons ATGCTTTATGGAGTTTCTGGTAGTACTAAAGGAAACATTAAAACATGGATCTTCAGATGTTTGGGGCAAATCTCACAGAATTATTTTGCTATTGAAAAATTGCTTCTGCCAGTCATTGGTGCTG ACCTGCGCATAGTCCTCGTCTCCGTGGCGTTCTTCATCGCTTCGCGCGTCCCCACCAAACCTGAGCAGCGAGAAGGGGCCTTGAGGCTTCGTGCCCGCTCCTCCTCCTTCGCCCGCGCGGCGGCCCCATCCGGAGAGCCTGCCCGGCCAGCCTCGCGGGCCCTCCCAGAGGCCCGAAACCGCCCGCAGTTTGgagcccaacgtggggcagtCCTCGACGCCAGGCCCCTTGttccgctcaag gtcccgcaggttcgggccctggctgccctcttGGAAACCAACCACGTCAAGGTTTCCGTCCGCCAGCTTCAGTGCTATTGGGACTTGCTTCTCccattcaatccctggctcaccacctgcccgctctggagtcctcagacttatgccAGGCTGATTGACCGAGTCACCTCCGCTATGGAGTGTGAAGGCCGATcgtttccccccggcctcctccctgccctcgtGGCCATTCGCGCCTGCTTGCAAGGTGTGCCCACCCCTGAGGCTGAGACTTTCCCGTGCGATACTCTGGGTGGCTCTGATAAGGGGAACGCTTGTCAGGAGGATGCTCCCAACAGTGATTCTGACACCGAATCGCTCTCAGCCCAGCTAAACGCCGCCCTCAAACTTAATCCCCTCTGCGCCGCTGATTCTGACTTCTTCGCAGAAGAAGGGGAAGTCCACCCAAGATGgcgcacttcctccttcttcctctcaaaagaggaagaagtcccactccccgccccttcctgcttcttcacggaaggaACCTCCGCCTCtataccctccccttcctgcctcggcgCCATCTTGCCACTACCTGCCCAACCCGAAATGGAAATGCTGCGTTCGCCATCTTCCGATGATGACCTGGATTTTGAACATGAGCGGCCGCCATCTTATGCACCGCCGCAACCCTTCCTTCACCAAGGGTACCCTTCCCCGCGCACTGACGAATTTCTCTTAAAGCCTCCCACCGCTCCACTCGCTGATATGTACCCGCTAAACCCCAACCGTTCTCCGGCGAACCCCCAAGTGTGGGTTCCCTTCTCCCCTAAGGATGTGCAAGCCCTCCGTAACGCCATCCGAGAGGACAGGCTCGCTAGTCCCCACACCCAGGACCTGCTAGAGCGCATGTCCGTTGCCCGCTGCCTTCCATACGATTGGATCTCCCTCGCGAGGGGTGCTCTCCCGTCAGGGCAATTCATCGACTGGCGCGCGCACTTTGCTGCCGAGAATGAAAGACAAATCGCCGAGAACGCCCGTGACGGGACCCCATACCCTCCCAACACGTTCCTCGGGCTGGGGCGCTTCAGCGCGCCTCAACGCTTTTTGGGCCTTCCTCAAGGCTTCTTTCTCCAGTTGAGGGAATGTGCCCTCCGAGCCTTCCGCAACTGCGCCGCCTCCGCTCCCGAGCCACTCACTAGGCTCTTTCAAAAACCTGAGGAACCATTCGCCGACTTCATGGTGCGCGTTCAGGCTGCCGCTGAGCGCAAAGTCATCGGCGCACAAGCTCAAActtccttcatcaaggacatcaTCCAAGAGGGTGCAAACCCAACTTGCAAAGCAATCATCAGACCGTtgagagacaagcccctccaTGATTGGGTCCTGGCCTGCTCCGGTGTCAATGTCCAGGCCTCCGCCATGGCCCAGGCCATCCTCACTGCGGTCTCAGCCTCCAATGAATGCTTCCGCTGTGGCGAACTCGGTCATTACGCTCGAGAATGTCCCAACAAACCGCGGCCACCGCCGAACTTGCCCGAGACAAGCCGTCCGCCATGGGCTCCCTCCACTCCGTGCCCGCGATGTGgaaaagggtaccattgggcccgcgactgccgcgtcCCTAACACCAGCCACAAGCCTTTAAACGGCcgtgggggcaggcctcagccccgcaacAAAGAGGCCACGGCGACTCAGCCTCCCCGCCCATGA